Proteins from a genomic interval of Phenylobacterium sp. LH3H17:
- a CDS encoding S1/P1 nuclease gives MRNSALVLGVSIALVSAPQALAWNARGHMAVAVIAWDQMTPPAQARASALLQRNPYYSSWTNGVPAANRDVVAFARAATWPDQIRSDGDYADDQVDSPPTTDGGYQPPRYKHRYWHYKDLPFTPDNTPTEAPPEPNAATQIRALSADLGAPATSDDRKSFALSWLLHLVGDVHQPLHATARYTAALPSGDNGGNKVGVCPEAASQCSWRRSTPLHTFWDAAIGTSSSSASAITKARSMTKATGPATQVSDVDEWLSESQSLARTVVYLPPVRSGSGPYRLNHAYELRAGSYAERRIALAGARLANLLNQTLP, from the coding sequence ATGCGAAACTCGGCTCTCGTTCTGGGCGTCTCGATCGCCCTGGTGTCCGCGCCCCAGGCCCTGGCCTGGAATGCCCGAGGCCATATGGCGGTGGCGGTCATCGCCTGGGATCAAATGACGCCGCCCGCCCAGGCGCGCGCCTCGGCGCTGCTCCAGAGGAACCCCTACTATTCGAGCTGGACGAACGGCGTTCCCGCCGCGAACCGAGACGTGGTCGCCTTTGCGCGAGCCGCCACCTGGCCCGATCAGATCAGGAGCGACGGCGACTATGCCGACGACCAGGTCGACAGTCCGCCGACGACCGACGGCGGCTACCAGCCGCCACGCTACAAGCACCGCTATTGGCACTACAAGGATCTGCCCTTCACGCCGGACAACACGCCCACCGAAGCGCCACCGGAACCCAACGCGGCGACGCAGATCAGGGCGCTGTCGGCCGATCTTGGCGCGCCCGCGACGAGCGACGATCGGAAATCCTTTGCGCTGAGCTGGCTCCTGCACCTGGTCGGCGACGTTCATCAGCCGTTGCACGCGACCGCCCGGTACACTGCGGCGCTGCCCAGCGGCGACAACGGCGGCAACAAGGTTGGGGTCTGCCCGGAAGCGGCCTCGCAGTGTTCGTGGCGTCGCAGCACGCCCCTCCACACCTTCTGGGACGCGGCGATCGGCACGAGCAGCAGCAGCGCCTCGGCCATCACCAAGGCCCGATCAATGACGAAGGCGACAGGGCCCGCGACCCAGGTGTCGGACGTAGATGAATGGCTCTCCGAGAGCCAAAGCTTGGCCCGCACCGTCGTCTACTTGCCACCGGTCCGAAGCGGCAGTGGCCCCTATCGGCTGAACCACGCCTATGAGCTTCGCGCAGGGTCCTACGCCGAGCGCCGCATCGCGCTGGCAGGCGCCCGCCTGGCCAATTTGCTCAACCAGACGCTGCCCTAG
- a CDS encoding type IV secretion system DNA-binding domain-containing protein translates to MAWNSNLGQWLSGGSRSREMEETRLAWEDSDRLWRNSPLATQTTYDRVLDLMVGVFSDLPRRPAGPVVQAICEATEDILRLENVGPIEPIWPAIEGDTAVAVDFRKMVARRRRYAADYTHIHGVVTDRLKDAYRAIFRALPLSCFGEWPEDGSAFEVPLIELVDDPAQFVQDLYLFAYDDDTFRLDLFRRLRDAYTRNILVASGFAPDANAVELTNRLIAPTRQKNKTPAELVELYLRGTPFAALLELPVPFHMPDEIRFEHTHIVGGTGHGKTQLLQRMIHADLVAAKDDGRSVVVIDSQGDLINKLVRLDLFDPDQPGSLWNRLVLVDPGDIEYPAALNLFDAHLDRVAEYRPVDRERVLNGVVELYETFFGDMLGAELTQKQGVVFRYLARLMVTIPGATIHTLMQIMEDGKPFKPYMERLEGSARYFFQTEFFHPSFAATKKQILRRLWGVLSTPAFERMFAQPKNKLDLFEATQAGSIVLISTAKDLLKRDGSALLGRFFINMLAQAALERSVVQPEDRTPTFVYVDEAHEYFDEGVETILQQARKFKIALVCAHQGMDQASPRLRSALLSNTSFKCVGGASAKDARALADELHTTPDFIDSMKRRNGRTEFAAWVKNLTPQAIRLSIPLGHLERQPTLSEEAYDGLIEMNRVRYCGTLDDVLRFGFAAGTPDEPEPPPRPAAVAEEPREAPPAPRERYEYRPMPEPPAVVEREEGKGGKKHRYLQNLVKGLAEQQGFRATVEAPMAGGGQVDVLLERDGISVAVEVSVTTPVEWERQNLNRCLAANYTRTALVLAKSQQTAKRYREAVVEGLSEDALTRLTILYPDDLPDFIASLAPAPAPEDNIVRGYRVKVSRTDVSPEEAKARRDTLARLVAKSLDQQDD, encoded by the coding sequence GTGGCCTGGAACAGCAACCTCGGCCAATGGCTCTCCGGCGGCTCGCGCTCTCGCGAGATGGAAGAGACGCGTCTCGCCTGGGAGGACAGTGATCGGCTCTGGCGCAACTCCCCACTCGCCACCCAGACCACGTATGACCGCGTGCTCGACCTCATGGTCGGGGTCTTTTCGGACCTCCCACGACGCCCAGCCGGCCCCGTCGTCCAAGCCATCTGCGAGGCGACCGAAGACATCTTACGCCTCGAAAACGTCGGGCCCATCGAACCCATCTGGCCGGCCATCGAAGGCGACACCGCCGTAGCGGTCGACTTCCGCAAGATGGTCGCGCGCCGCAGGCGGTACGCCGCCGACTACACCCACATCCACGGCGTCGTGACTGACCGGCTCAAGGACGCATACCGGGCGATCTTCCGGGCGCTTCCGCTGTCATGCTTCGGTGAGTGGCCGGAGGACGGCTCCGCGTTCGAGGTGCCGCTGATTGAGCTGGTCGACGACCCGGCCCAGTTCGTCCAGGACCTCTATCTCTTCGCGTACGACGACGACACGTTCCGCCTCGATCTCTTCCGCAGGCTTCGCGACGCCTATACCCGCAACATCCTCGTGGCGTCGGGCTTCGCACCCGACGCCAACGCGGTCGAACTCACCAATCGACTGATCGCGCCGACCCGACAGAAGAACAAGACGCCGGCGGAACTCGTTGAGCTGTACCTGCGCGGCACGCCGTTCGCGGCGCTCCTCGAACTCCCTGTCCCTTTCCACATGCCGGACGAAATCAGGTTCGAGCACACGCACATTGTCGGCGGCACCGGCCACGGGAAGACGCAACTTCTCCAGCGCATGATCCACGCCGACCTGGTGGCCGCCAAGGACGATGGCCGCTCGGTCGTGGTGATCGACAGCCAGGGCGACCTCATCAACAAGCTGGTGCGCCTCGACCTCTTCGACCCGGATCAGCCGGGTTCGCTCTGGAACCGGCTCGTCCTCGTCGATCCCGGCGACATCGAATACCCGGCGGCGCTCAACCTCTTCGACGCCCACCTCGACCGTGTGGCGGAGTATCGCCCCGTCGACCGCGAGCGGGTGCTGAACGGCGTCGTCGAACTCTACGAGACCTTCTTCGGCGACATGCTGGGCGCCGAACTCACCCAGAAGCAGGGCGTCGTCTTCCGCTACCTCGCGCGCCTCATGGTCACCATCCCGGGCGCGACCATCCACACGCTCATGCAGATCATGGAGGACGGAAAGCCCTTCAAGCCCTACATGGAGCGGCTCGAAGGCTCCGCCCGCTACTTCTTCCAAACCGAGTTCTTCCACCCGTCGTTCGCGGCGACGAAGAAGCAAATCCTCCGCCGGCTTTGGGGCGTGCTCTCGACGCCGGCTTTCGAGCGGATGTTCGCGCAGCCCAAAAACAAGCTCGATCTCTTCGAGGCGACCCAAGCCGGAAGCATTGTCCTCATCTCGACCGCCAAGGATCTCCTGAAGCGCGACGGGAGCGCGCTCTTGGGCCGGTTCTTCATCAACATGCTGGCGCAGGCCGCCCTTGAGCGATCGGTCGTCCAGCCCGAGGACCGCACCCCCACCTTCGTCTATGTCGACGAAGCGCATGAGTATTTTGACGAGGGCGTCGAGACGATCCTGCAACAGGCCCGCAAGTTCAAAATTGCGTTGGTGTGCGCCCATCAGGGCATGGATCAGGCGAGCCCGCGGCTGAGGTCAGCACTGCTCTCGAACACCAGCTTCAAGTGCGTCGGCGGCGCGTCGGCCAAGGACGCCCGCGCGCTCGCCGACGAACTGCACACCACACCCGACTTCATCGACAGCATGAAGCGCCGGAACGGGCGCACGGAGTTCGCCGCCTGGGTCAAGAACCTCACGCCGCAGGCCATCCGGCTCTCGATCCCGCTTGGCCACTTAGAGCGCCAACCAACGCTCTCCGAAGAGGCGTATGACGGCCTGATCGAGATGAACCGCGTGCGGTACTGCGGCACCCTCGACGACGTTCTTAGATTTGGGTTCGCAGCGGGTACGCCGGACGAGCCCGAGCCGCCACCGCGCCCTGCCGCCGTCGCAGAAGAGCCAAGAGAGGCCCCGCCGGCTCCGCGCGAGCGCTACGAGTATCGGCCGATGCCGGAGCCTCCGGCCGTTGTCGAACGTGAGGAAGGCAAGGGCGGCAAGAAGCACCGCTACCTCCAGAACCTCGTGAAGGGCCTGGCCGAGCAGCAGGGTTTCCGGGCGACTGTTGAGGCACCCATGGCGGGCGGCGGCCAGGTGGACGTGCTGCTTGAGCGCGACGGCATATCGGTTGCCGTCGAGGTTTCGGTGACGACGCCCGTCGAGTGGGAGCGCCAGAACCTCAACCGCTGCCTCGCCGCCAACTATACGCGAACGGCGCTCGTCCTCGCCAAGTCCCAGCAGACCGCGAAGCGATACCGCGAGGCCGTCGTCGAGGGCCTATCCGAAGATGCGCTCACCCGTCTCACCATCCTCTACCCGGACGACCTTCCCGATTTCATCGCGTCGCTCGCGCCGGCTCCTGCGCCTGAGGACAACATCGTACGAGGATACCGCGTGAAGGTGTCGCGAACCGATGTGTCGCCCGAGGAAGCCAAGGCGCGTCGCGACACACTCGCCCGCCTCGTGGCGAAATCGCTGGACCAACAGGACGACTAA
- a CDS encoding PEPxxWA-CTERM sorting domain-containing protein — protein sequence MKFKSIVAGAALAGTLAVATAANAAIVVTTYQGTIETGTDVTGLFGTAGADLASQAFTAVYATDTAIGRMTDAFVDKAEGTSPSPVPILSASMTINGMTVGSSSGTYGRMQYDPGSYVSHSISELSNDGLFETSNGIVTQLHTPLAPASLDTSFSFAGLEPAIFGGFQFWRFNTQTGANDYRAYGSLVVTSVVSKVAGSAVPEPATWAMMIVGFGLVGSTLRASRGRRLVA from the coding sequence ATGAAGTTCAAGTCCATTGTGGCGGGCGCGGCCCTGGCGGGCACGCTTGCTGTCGCGACTGCGGCAAACGCCGCCATCGTCGTCACCACCTACCAAGGCACCATCGAGACCGGGACCGACGTCACCGGATTGTTCGGAACGGCCGGCGCTGACCTCGCCTCACAGGCTTTCACCGCCGTCTATGCGACCGACACTGCCATCGGGCGCATGACAGATGCCTTCGTGGACAAGGCTGAGGGAACAAGCCCCTCCCCCGTGCCCATCCTGAGCGCATCCATGACCATCAACGGGATGACCGTAGGCTCATCGAGCGGCACCTACGGGCGCATGCAGTACGACCCAGGAAGCTACGTCTCCCACAGCATTTCCGAACTCTCGAACGACGGCCTCTTCGAGACGAGCAACGGCATCGTCACCCAGCTTCACACCCCGCTCGCCCCGGCCTCGCTCGACACCTCGTTCAGCTTCGCCGGCCTTGAGCCGGCGATATTCGGCGGCTTCCAGTTCTGGCGCTTCAACACCCAGACCGGCGCTAACGACTACCGCGCGTACGGCTCCCTCGTGGTGACCTCCGTCGTGTCGAAAGTGGCCGGCTCGGCCGTCCCTGAGCCCGCCACCTGGGCGATGATGATTGTTGGCTTCGGGCTGGTCGGGAGTACGCTCCGGGCCTCGCGCGGGAGGCGGCTCGTCGCCTAA
- a CDS encoding helix-turn-helix domain-containing protein: protein MPKSVFTDAYAFVVEYLLALRKEKGVSQVELARRLGKTQQFVSLVERKERRIDVVEFCVFVRALEGDPEAAVVEVARSLPDDAAI, encoded by the coding sequence ATGCCCAAGTCGGTCTTCACCGACGCGTACGCGTTCGTCGTCGAATACCTCCTCGCCCTTCGGAAAGAGAAGGGCGTGAGCCAGGTCGAACTCGCTCGACGGCTCGGGAAGACCCAGCAGTTCGTTTCTCTCGTGGAGCGAAAAGAGCGCCGGATCGATGTGGTCGAGTTCTGCGTGTTCGTGCGGGCGCTGGAAGGTGACCCCGAGGCGGCCGTGGTTGAGGTCGCGCGCTCCCTACCGGACGATGCGGCGATCTAG